The Phycodurus eques isolate BA_2022a chromosome 17, UOR_Pequ_1.1, whole genome shotgun sequence nucleotide sequence TCGCACACATGTCAGGACAGACAACCTTTCACGCACGCGTGCGGcgactgagtgggaattgatccCACATTGGCTGCGGTCAGCAGTGTGCACTACGACACTATCAGTCACCCTGttttaagactctaaatcggAAATTATTCACAATATCCTAGTCCTCATTTGTTACATATTCATATATTAAGTGATACAACTGTTCTACAATGGAAATGTAACTTTAGGTCTGTTTAATTTTTGCCGGGGATATGTtcttgttttgtattgaaatgcaattaaatgcatttttccagagtTAACAATAGTCCTGTtttgtgtcaattatttgatacAGTGGTGCACTAAAAcccatttaaataaaacaaaaacaaaacaaaaaaaagtagcttTTTCGGAATTATTATGTGATTTGAAATGCGATGAATCGAGAATAATTCATTCCAAAAGCTcgaattaattatattttttgaaatggAGTCCCACCCCTAAAAGGaatacaaagaaagaaacatgtTACACTGATGAAtgtattctaaaaataaatcgaATGATAATGAGGCAACATGTGGTGGTCTGCCTTCGGGGTATTCCGAGTCACTTCGTGAAAGTGGATAATTGacaatcgatggatggatggatggatggatggatggatggatgggcaatGATAATGACCGCAGAAATGTCAAATTCTCATAGTATAACTataataatagatttttttgggggggggcggggcatTGAAGTGCTATCTTCACATAAAGAAGACTCCATTCTTAACATTCTATACTAAAATACTCACAGTTTTTATCTGCAGCTTCCTCGTGATGGCCCCTCTCTTCGGTTACCTTGGCGACCGCTACAACCGAGTACACATCATGGCGGCGGGTTTGATTATGTGGCTGGTGACCGCCACTGGCAGCTCTTTTGTTACGAAGTCGGTATGTGCAAAAATACACTCCGTGAAGCTTCACTCCCTGACTTCATCATGTGATTGTTCTTTTTTGGAAAACATGGATACTCAGAATGACGTCACAGCATGCCTGACTAAACGCTGACCATGTGCTTCGATGTCGCTTTTATCTCTGAAGTACTTTTGGCTTTTGGTGCTGTTACGAGGCCTGGTCGGGGTAGGGGAGGCGAGCTACTCCACTATCGCTCCCACCATTATCGGGGACCTTTTCACCGGGGGACAACGGACCGTCATGATCGCTGCTTTCTACATCTTTATCCCTGTTGGGAGGTCAGACATTTTGTGTCCGTGATGACTAATTTCATTCTTCCATGTCAGCGTGATCCTCTTCGAATGACCTTCTGTGTGTCCTTAGTGGTCTTGGCTATATAACAGGGTCTTCAATAGCCAGCCTGACTGGCAACTGGCACTGGTCTCTCAGGGTGAGAATGCCCTTCAAAAGCTCAAAactgaaaatatgaaaatagcacTGACAATGATCCATAACCTGCCTTGAATTGTTACTGTGTTGACAGATAACTCCCATTTTCGGTCTTGTTGGGTTGATTTTAGTGGTGCTCTTATGCCCAAACCCACCCAGAGGTGCTGCAGAAAACAACCGGCATGGTGTTAACGAGCAGAGCTCTTACTTGGAGGACATCAAGTATCTTCTGCAAAAGTAGGACCTGGAAACATTTCTGGGGGTGGAATATTTGAGATTGCAGGCGACACTGAAAAtcctgaaggtttttttttttcatatcgcattttctctctgtctctcaaGTAAAAGTTACATATGGTCAAGTCTGGGTGTGACGGCAATGGCCTTCCTTACTGGAGCCTTGGCTTTCTGGATGCCTACTTTTCTGTTCAGAGCTCAGGTGTCTCAGGGCCTTCAACCACCATGCACTCAAGGGTCCTGCAACTACAGAGACAGGTGCAGTGTGTGTGCTTATTAGCTTTCCATTCCTAACACCTGCAGCTTTTTAGCATCGCTGTATTTCTCCGCTCCCAGTACAGTTTAATCTTCGGCGCCATCACCGTGGTCTCTGGCATTCTCGGAGTGTGTCTCGGCACTGGTTTGGCCCGACGGTTGCGGGACAAAATGCCCAATGCAGATCCACTCATCTGCGCTGGAGGCATGCTGGGATCCGTCCCGTGCCTCTTCATCAGCATCTTCTTGGCAACGGCAAGCATTCCGGCCACTTATGTAAGCCTACATTCTTTTTATACTGTACCCATTTCCTGTAGTATGTAAAGTAGTCTTGCAATGTACCGTACCTGAAAAACCTTACAAACCACAAGCCTTACAAGGATCGTCAGATGAGTTCGGTGTCGAAGAAATTCCACCGGCCAGCACCTCTCGAATGAACTACAGCAGATTTTGTGAGGGGGTAAAATGAAAGCGATGGGTTAAAGTACTTGTTGTAAAGATTTGGCTAATGTCCATTTGATCCTATTCGTCTCATTTAAGGTCTTCGTTTTCATAGCTGAGTTCCTATTATCACTCAACTGGTCCCTTCTGGCTGATATGCTACTGGTGAGTGTGACAGTAGGaacaaaacacaatgaaatAACACTTCCGGTGAAGTCATATTGTGTTTCTCTCTTTGCCATAGTATGTCGTCGTGCCCACCAGAAGGGCCACAGCCGAGGCTCTCCAGATCACAGTCTGCCACCTCCTCGGGGATGCCGGGAGTCCGTATCTCATCGGAGCGGTGAGAAGTACTGAGAAGGAGTCAACTGTGTTTCTTTTCCAGTGGCGTTTCACCGGTGCTACTGGCGGCAGCTTCAATAACCCCCAACTGCAAATGGTTCTCTTCAATCTTCATACCAGATATCCGACGCAATACAGAAATCCAAGCCTCCATCAACAGACTGGAGCTTCCCTAGTCTTCAGTACAGCTTCCTGATCTGCCCTTTTGTTGGCATCCTGGGAGGGATTTTCTTCCTCATGACTGCTCTTTACATCAGTGACGACAGAATGGCAGCTCAGCGGCTGGTGGAAGGTATGTATTGTACTGGTAGGTCCAGAAGCATTTGGTCAAGTTTTCCGGATTTACTGATACGACTACGAGTACcgcttctactactactactgctgctattgctatggaaagctgtttgagcgaAGTAGTATGACTACAGGTATGTCTTGCTAGTCCTATTTTCCCCACTTGTGCCTGTCCGTCTCCCA carries:
- the spns3 gene encoding protein spinster homolog 3 isoform X2, giving the protein MEPKGSVTFPQDGPLPRRSRGSSSGLHYGSFVNSLSSLTPKPDDRPAISRRRAHVAVAVLCYVNLLNYMERYTIAGILLNLQTFFDINDSTAGLLQTVFICSFLVMAPLFGYLGDRYNRVHIMAAGLIMWLVTATGSSFVTKSYFWLLVLLRGLVGVGEASYSTIAPTIIGDLFTGGQRTVMIAAFYIFIPVGSGLGYITGSSIASLTGNWHWSLRITPIFGLVGLILVVLLCPNPPRGAAENNRHGVNEQSSYLEDIKYLLQNKSYIWSSLGVTAMAFLTGALAFWMPTFLFRAQVSQGLQPPCTQGSCNYRDSLIFGAITVVSGILGVCLGTGLARRLRDKMPNADPLICAGGMLGSVPCLFISIFLATASIPATYVFVFIAEFLLSLNWSLLADMLLYVVVPTRRATAEALQITVCHLLGDAGSPYLIGAISDAIQKSKPPSTDWSFPSLQYSFLICPFVGILGGIFFLMTALYISDDRMAAQRLVEDPPLQGPTPESTVEMNNAQII
- the spns3 gene encoding protein spinster homolog 3 isoform X1 → MLPPWNEQTHQQLPVSAVQAKRDLLTMEPKGSVTFPQDGPLPRRSRGSSSGLHYGSFVNSLSSLTPKPDDRPAISRRRAHVAVAVLCYVNLLNYMERYTIAGILLNLQTFFDINDSTAGLLQTVFICSFLVMAPLFGYLGDRYNRVHIMAAGLIMWLVTATGSSFVTKSYFWLLVLLRGLVGVGEASYSTIAPTIIGDLFTGGQRTVMIAAFYIFIPVGSGLGYITGSSIASLTGNWHWSLRITPIFGLVGLILVVLLCPNPPRGAAENNRHGVNEQSSYLEDIKYLLQNKSYIWSSLGVTAMAFLTGALAFWMPTFLFRAQVSQGLQPPCTQGSCNYRDSLIFGAITVVSGILGVCLGTGLARRLRDKMPNADPLICAGGMLGSVPCLFISIFLATASIPATYVFVFIAEFLLSLNWSLLADMLLYVVVPTRRATAEALQITVCHLLGDAGSPYLIGAISDAIQKSKPPSTDWSFPSLQYSFLICPFVGILGGIFFLMTALYISDDRMAAQRLVEDPPLQGPTPESTVEMNNAQII
- the spns3 gene encoding protein spinster homolog 3 isoform X3, giving the protein MAPLFGYLGDRYNRVHIMAAGLIMWLVTATGSSFVTKSYFWLLVLLRGLVGVGEASYSTIAPTIIGDLFTGGQRTVMIAAFYIFIPVGSGLGYITGSSIASLTGNWHWSLRITPIFGLVGLILVVLLCPNPPRGAAENNRHGVNEQSSYLEDIKYLLQNKSYIWSSLGVTAMAFLTGALAFWMPTFLFRAQVSQGLQPPCTQGSCNYRDSLIFGAITVVSGILGVCLGTGLARRLRDKMPNADPLICAGGMLGSVPCLFISIFLATASIPATYVFVFIAEFLLSLNWSLLADMLLYVVVPTRRATAEALQITVCHLLGDAGSPYLIGAISDAIQKSKPPSTDWSFPSLQYSFLICPFVGILGGIFFLMTALYISDDRMAAQRLVEDPPLQGPTPESTVEMNNAQII